One window of the Petroclostridium xylanilyticum genome contains the following:
- the ltrA gene encoding group II intron reverse transcriptase/maturase, which yields MDNLEKAYKAVKANNGAPGVDGETVEARGQNRQERQSQLQHEHKTGIDEPQRVLRVEIPKADGSKRPLGIPTVRDRIVQQALLNILQPIFEPDFHPSSYGYRPGRSCHQAVAKAEMFINKYGLNHVVDMDLSKCFDRLDHELILEGVNRRISDGSILRLIKKFLTAGVMKDGTWEETDLGSPQGGVISPLLTNIYLDRFDQEMKKRGIRIVRYADDILLFARTYQEAKKYQQIATEFLEKEL from the coding sequence ATGGACAACCTGGAAAAAGCATACAAAGCCGTTAAAGCCAACAATGGCGCCCCCGGAGTAGACGGGGAGACCGTGGAAGCCCGCGGCCAAAACCGGCAAGAAAGGCAAAGCCAACTTCAACACGAACACAAAACCGGCATTGACGAACCCCAACGGGTGCTGCGGGTAGAAATACCCAAAGCGGACGGCAGTAAACGCCCGCTGGGTATACCCACAGTAAGGGACCGGATAGTCCAACAAGCCCTCCTAAACATCCTACAACCAATCTTTGAACCCGACTTTCACCCATCAAGCTATGGATACAGACCTGGGCGCTCCTGTCACCAGGCAGTAGCCAAGGCGGAAATGTTCATAAACAAATACGGACTGAATCATGTCGTCGACATGGACCTATCCAAATGCTTTGACCGGCTGGACCATGAACTAATCCTGGAAGGAGTCAACCGTAGAATCAGTGACGGAAGTATCCTGAGACTGATAAAGAAATTTCTGACTGCTGGAGTAATGAAAGACGGAACATGGGAAGAAACAGACTTGGGGAGCCCGCAAGGCGGAGTTATCTCTCCCCTATTGACAAATATCTACCTGGACAGATTCGACCAGGAGATGAAGAAACGTGGCATAAGAATCGTCCGCTACGCGGACGATATACTGCTCTTTGCCCGGACCTACCAGGAAGCAAAGAAATATCAGCAGATAGCTACAGAGTTCTTGGAAAAGGAATTATAA
- a CDS encoding head maturation protease, ClpP-related: MNKSQKPRPVRRFWNWIQNDDGSRTLYLDGPIAEESWLGDEVTPKQFKSELLSGEGDITIWINSPGGDIFAANQIYNMLMDYKGKVTVKIDGIAASAASVIAMAGGDVFMSPVSMMMIHNPMTIAIGDTEEMEKAIAMLEEIKESIINAYELKTGLSRTKISHLMDAESWFNARKAVELGFADGILFMEDESFPSEFEVSGGMIFSRQAVTNSILQKLKPKEKPKGTPIESLEKRLFLCSSGMFTEPMG; this comes from the coding sequence ATGAACAAGTCACAAAAACCAAGGCCGGTTCGCCGATTTTGGAACTGGATACAAAATGATGATGGCAGCCGGACATTATATCTTGACGGACCTATTGCCGAGGAAAGCTGGCTGGGAGACGAGGTGACCCCCAAACAATTCAAATCAGAGCTGCTGTCCGGAGAGGGTGATATAACGATCTGGATCAACAGCCCGGGCGGCGATATATTTGCAGCCAATCAAATTTACAACATGCTGATGGATTACAAAGGCAAAGTAACCGTAAAAATTGACGGTATTGCGGCCAGCGCCGCTTCGGTCATTGCCATGGCTGGTGGCGACGTTTTTATGTCACCTGTCAGCATGATGATGATCCACAACCCAATGACAATAGCCATAGGTGATACAGAGGAAATGGAGAAAGCTATCGCAATGCTGGAGGAAATAAAGGAATCCATCATCAACGCCTATGAGCTGAAAACCGGACTTTCCCGGACAAAAATATCGCACCTTATGGATGCGGAAAGCTGGTTTAACGCAAGAAAAGCGGTGGAACTTGGCTTTGCCGATGGCATTCTGTTTATGGAGGATGAATCTTTCCCATCCGAATTTGAAGTATCAGGAGGAATGATTTTCAGCAGGCAGGCAGTGACAAATTCCATCCTGCAAAAGCTTAAACCAAAAGAAAAACCAAAAGGAACCCCGATTGAGTCGCTTGAAAAGCGGCTTTTTTTATGTTCGTCCGGCATGTTTACTGAGCCGATGGGTTGA
- a CDS encoding phage portal protein has translation MSVFSRLFKARDKPKNSLFGNAYSFFFGGTSSGKTVNERTAMQTTAVYACVRILAEAIAGLPLHVYRYKGDGGKEKALTHPLYYLLHDEPNPEMTSFVFRETLMSHLLLWGNAYAQIIRDGSGRVLALYPLLPNKMTVDRAPNGELYYTYRRDSDESKVNPKAGLIYLRSDEVLHIPGLGFDGLIGYSPIAMAKNAIGMAIACEEYGASFFANGANPGGVLEHPGVLKDPAKVRESWNAVYQGSANAHRIAVLEEGMKFQPIGIPPEQAQFLETRKFQINEIARIFRVPPHMVGDLEKSSFSNIEQQSLEFVKYTLDPWVVRWEQALQKALLLPSEKRTYFVKFNVDGLLRGDYASRMNGYAVARQNGWMSANDIRELEDMNRIPEELGGDLYLVNGNMTKLADAGAFAGKTNVETEGSKR, from the coding sequence ATGAGTGTATTTTCCCGCTTATTCAAAGCAAGGGATAAGCCGAAAAACAGCTTGTTCGGCAATGCATACAGCTTTTTCTTTGGTGGTACATCCAGCGGAAAGACTGTCAATGAGCGGACAGCCATGCAGACAACGGCAGTGTATGCCTGTGTAAGGATACTGGCCGAGGCCATCGCTGGACTTCCGCTTCATGTGTACCGGTACAAGGGAGACGGTGGCAAAGAAAAAGCGCTAACCCACCCGCTATATTACCTGCTCCATGACGAACCAAATCCTGAGATGACTTCATTCGTGTTCCGAGAAACGCTGATGAGTCATCTTCTTTTATGGGGAAATGCTTACGCTCAGATTATCAGGGACGGTTCCGGACGAGTGCTGGCGCTTTATCCTCTTTTGCCAAACAAAATGACGGTAGACAGGGCTCCAAACGGAGAACTGTACTACACCTACCGGCGGGACAGCGATGAGAGCAAGGTTAATCCAAAAGCAGGCCTTATATACCTGCGAAGTGACGAGGTGCTTCACATCCCGGGACTCGGTTTTGACGGGCTGATCGGATACTCCCCTATTGCGATGGCCAAGAACGCCATAGGCATGGCCATCGCCTGCGAGGAGTACGGTGCGTCCTTCTTCGCCAACGGTGCAAATCCGGGTGGCGTTCTGGAACATCCCGGCGTATTAAAGGATCCGGCAAAAGTGCGTGAAAGCTGGAACGCTGTCTATCAAGGCAGTGCCAACGCTCACCGCATTGCAGTTCTGGAAGAGGGTATGAAGTTTCAGCCAATTGGCATTCCGCCCGAACAAGCACAGTTTTTGGAGACAAGGAAATTTCAGATAAACGAAATTGCTCGGATATTCCGCGTGCCTCCCCATATGGTAGGAGACCTCGAAAAATCAAGCTTTTCAAACATCGAGCAGCAGTCTCTGGAATTTGTCAAATACACGCTTGACCCGTGGGTGGTGCGCTGGGAACAGGCTCTCCAAAAAGCGCTGCTTTTACCGTCGGAGAAGCGGACATACTTTGTCAAATTCAATGTAGATGGCCTTCTGCGCGGGGATTATGCAAGCCGCATGAATGGCTATGCTGTAGCCCGCCAGAACGGCTGGATGAGCGCCAACGATATCCGCGAGCTTGAGGACATGAACCGGATCCCAGAGGAGTTGGGCGGTGACCTGTATCTCGTCAACGGTAATATGACCAAGCTTGCCGATGCTGGAGCATTTGCAGGCAAAACCAATGTTGAAACGGAGGGATCAAAAAGATGA
- a CDS encoding terminase large subunit, with the protein MRKLKRYKPTKFMAEGSRYDKEAADAAVTFINCLKHTKGEWYGMPFELIDWQEQIVRDIFGVLKPNGYRQFNTAYVEIPKKQGKSELAAAIALYLTCGDFEHGGEVYGCASDRQQASIVFDVAVDMVEQCPALKSRIKPMLSQKRLVYKPLGSFYQVLSAEAYTKHGLNVHGVVFDELHAQPNRDLYDVMLHGSGDARKQPLFFLITTAGTDRNSICWEVHQKAEDILQGRKIDPTFYPVIYSAADTDNWTSEKVWRKVNPSLGITVDIEKLRVACENAKQNPAEENLFRQLRLNQWVKQSVRWMPMDKWDRCAFPVDAESLRGRICYGGLDLSSTTDITAFVLVFPPLDESDKYQILPFFWIPEDNIDQRVRRDHVPYDVWERQGFLYTTEGNVVHYGFIETFIEELGMKYNIREIAFDRWGAVQMTQNLESMGFTVVPFGQGFKDMSPPTKELMKLTLEERIAHGGHPVLRWMMDNIFVKTDPAGNIKPDKEKSSERIDGAVALIMALDRALRHGGDDRNGSIYDERGLLII; encoded by the coding sequence CTGCGGAAGTTAAAACGGTATAAACCAACAAAGTTTATGGCCGAAGGTTCCCGATACGACAAGGAAGCGGCGGATGCCGCTGTTACTTTTATAAACTGCTTGAAGCATACCAAGGGCGAATGGTATGGGATGCCTTTTGAACTCATTGACTGGCAGGAGCAGATTGTCCGGGATATATTCGGCGTCTTGAAACCGAACGGATACCGGCAGTTCAACACCGCCTATGTAGAAATCCCAAAAAAGCAGGGGAAGAGCGAGCTTGCGGCGGCAATTGCTCTATACCTGACCTGCGGCGATTTCGAGCATGGCGGCGAGGTTTATGGGTGTGCGTCTGACCGTCAGCAGGCATCCATTGTTTTCGACGTTGCTGTAGACATGGTGGAACAGTGTCCGGCATTAAAGTCCCGGATTAAACCGATGCTGTCGCAGAAGCGGCTGGTATATAAACCGCTAGGCAGTTTTTATCAGGTGCTTTCAGCGGAGGCATACACGAAGCATGGTTTAAATGTCCATGGTGTGGTTTTTGACGAACTTCATGCCCAGCCAAATCGGGATCTTTATGATGTAATGCTACACGGATCCGGCGATGCAAGGAAGCAGCCGCTGTTTTTCCTGATCACGACGGCAGGTACAGACAGGAACTCCATCTGCTGGGAAGTGCATCAAAAGGCAGAGGATATCCTGCAGGGGCGTAAGATAGATCCGACTTTCTACCCTGTTATCTACAGCGCAGCCGATACTGACAACTGGACAAGTGAAAAGGTGTGGAGAAAGGTCAATCCGTCATTAGGCATTACAGTGGACATCGAAAAACTGAGGGTGGCTTGTGAAAATGCCAAGCAAAACCCCGCAGAGGAAAATTTATTCCGTCAGCTCCGCTTAAATCAGTGGGTGAAGCAATCGGTGCGCTGGATGCCTATGGACAAATGGGACAGGTGCGCCTTCCCCGTCGATGCGGAAAGCTTGCGCGGTCGCATCTGCTACGGCGGGCTTGACCTGTCATCCACCACCGATATTACCGCCTTTGTACTGGTGTTTCCGCCGCTGGATGAATCGGACAAATATCAGATCCTGCCTTTCTTCTGGATTCCAGAGGACAATATCGACCAGCGTGTGCGGCGGGATCATGTGCCATATGATGTTTGGGAGCGGCAGGGCTTTTTATACACCACTGAGGGTAATGTGGTTCATTATGGTTTCATCGAGACTTTTATTGAGGAGCTTGGCATGAAATACAATATCAGAGAAATCGCCTTCGACCGCTGGGGCGCGGTGCAGATGACGCAGAACCTAGAAAGCATGGGCTTTACGGTTGTTCCCTTCGGTCAGGGCTTCAAGGACATGTCGCCGCCCACAAAAGAGCTGATGAAGCTGACTTTGGAGGAGCGCATCGCCCATGGCGGGCATCCGGTGCTCAGATGGATGATGGACAATATCTTTGTCAAAACCGATCCGGCCGGAAACATAAAGCCTGATAAAGAAAAGTCCAGCGAGAGAATAGACGGCGCTGTTGCGCTTATTATGGCGCTTGACCGCGCTTTAAGGCATGGAGGAGATGACCGCAACGGATCAATTTATGATGAAAGGGGGCTGCTGATCATATGA
- a CDS encoding DUF5049 domain-containing protein, producing MGNENLITDKIYRQIMAIRDSGACNMFDLPRVQEEAYKKGFYELVVFLNEHKKEYAEFILTGKR from the coding sequence ATGGGTAACGAAAATCTGATAACTGATAAGATTTATCGGCAAATTATGGCCATACGGGACAGCGGTGCCTGCAATATGTTTGACTTGCCAAGAGTGCAGGAGGAGGCATATAAAAAGGGTTTTTATGAATTGGTGGTATTTCTTAATGAACATAAGAAAGAATATGCCGAGTTTATCCTGACAGGCAAACGATAA
- a CDS encoding gamma-glutamylcyclotransferase family protein has protein sequence MSEEKGTIYLAYGSNLNLRQMAYRCPTAKVLGSAKLTGYRLLFRGGNGGAVATIEKQKGESVPILLWRIMPNDEEALDRYEGYPHLYRKETVKVRFKGQWVSAMVYIMNEGRPLGAPGRYYYEVIRQGYIDAGFDISVLNKAVRDSVSAAEKSEV, from the coding sequence ATGAGCGAAGAAAAAGGAACAATATATTTAGCATACGGAAGCAATCTGAATTTAAGGCAGATGGCATACCGCTGCCCAACGGCAAAAGTGCTGGGGAGTGCAAAACTCACAGGATACCGGCTGTTATTCAGAGGAGGGAATGGCGGCGCAGTAGCGACAATAGAAAAACAAAAAGGTGAAAGTGTACCGATACTGCTTTGGAGAATCATGCCTAATGACGAGGAAGCGCTGGACCGATATGAAGGTTATCCGCATCTATACAGGAAAGAAACAGTTAAGGTGCGTTTCAAAGGGCAGTGGGTGTCCGCAATGGTGTATATCATGAATGAAGGCAGACCACTGGGAGCACCGGGTCGTTACTATTACGAGGTGATTCGGCAGGGATATATAGACGCGGGTTTTGATATTTCAGTTCTCAATAAAGCGGTACGCGATTCAGTTTCAGCGGCAGAGAAGTCTGAGGTGTAG
- a CDS encoding amidoligase family protein, with protein MLTTRFGIEVELTGITRKQASKTAAAFLGGRIESSGDYYDTQKVIAPDGRIWKFMSDGSIRTQKKESGRIVAAGREYSVELVSPILTYREDIEILQELIRRLRKAGGFANTSCGIHIHIDGANHTPRSIRNFINIIASKNDLFYKALQIAPDRMRFCKKMDAALVEKMNRRKPKTMAAIESIWYEGYSESRSTHYHNSRYHFLNLHSFFNGNRTIELRGFNSELHAGKIRSYIVLALALNHQALTQKCASSKKPQVENEKFAMRTYLNRIGLIGDEFKNCREHLCKHLDGNAAWRFRAA; from the coding sequence ATGCTTACAACGAGATTTGGAATCGAGGTAGAATTGACGGGGATTACAAGGAAACAGGCGTCCAAAACTGCAGCAGCTTTTCTTGGAGGAAGGATTGAATCCAGTGGAGATTATTACGATACCCAAAAGGTTATAGCACCGGATGGACGGATATGGAAATTCATGAGCGACGGGAGCATCCGGACTCAGAAAAAGGAAAGCGGCCGGATTGTAGCGGCAGGCCGGGAATATAGTGTCGAGTTGGTAAGTCCGATACTGACGTACCGCGAGGATATTGAAATCCTGCAGGAATTGATAAGGAGGCTTCGCAAGGCTGGAGGTTTTGCAAACACAAGCTGCGGAATCCATATCCACATAGACGGGGCAAATCACACGCCGCGAAGCATCCGCAATTTTATCAACATTATAGCCAGCAAGAATGACCTTTTCTATAAAGCATTGCAGATAGCACCGGACAGGATGCGGTTTTGCAAAAAGATGGATGCAGCACTGGTTGAGAAGATGAACCGGCGTAAGCCCAAAACTATGGCGGCGATTGAAAGTATATGGTACGAAGGTTACAGCGAAAGCCGAAGCACTCATTACCACAACAGCAGGTACCATTTTTTGAACCTGCACAGCTTTTTTAACGGCAATAGGACGATTGAGCTTCGAGGATTTAACAGCGAACTTCATGCGGGAAAAATCAGAAGCTACATAGTGCTTGCCCTTGCGCTAAACCATCAAGCATTAACCCAAAAATGTGCTTCCAGCAAGAAACCGCAGGTTGAAAACGAGAAATTTGCCATGCGGACATACCTCAACCGCATAGGGCTTATCGGCGACGAGTTCAAAAACTGCCGGGAGCACCTTTGCAAACATCTCGATGGCAACGCGGCATGGCGGTTTCGGGCAGCATAG
- a CDS encoding DUF4314 domain-containing protein, with amino-acid sequence MSVRGFPSKETVLRLKEQYPPGTRVELICMDDPYSMLKPGDRGTVSFVDDIGTIHINWDCGSSLGAAYGVDMIKKL; translated from the coding sequence ATGAGTGTAAGAGGCTTTCCTTCAAAAGAAACAGTCCTCCGCCTTAAAGAGCAATATCCGCCGGGAACACGAGTTGAGCTTATATGCATGGATGATCCGTACTCTATGCTGAAACCGGGAGACCGAGGTACAGTTTCTTTTGTGGACGATATCGGTACCATTCATATCAACTGGGACTGCGGTTCTTCTCTGGGTGCAGCTTATGGTGTAGATATGATCAAAAAGCTGTAA
- a CDS encoding DUF6329 domain-containing protein gives MNNFHSTAFFVKHPFRIEDLKVPHRHDMRKRFTVVKTIELSKIDYDNFVADLCVDRTFIEENKGFCHINEDGVWLCLLVKQRGQPDGVLVMPDGSDYPKYAAYYPGEEDEQ, from the coding sequence ATGAATAATTTTCATAGCACTGCTTTCTTTGTCAAGCATCCGTTTAGGATTGAGGATCTAAAAGTGCCGCATCGGCATGATATGAGGAAACGATTTACAGTTGTAAAAACAATTGAGCTTTCAAAAATTGACTATGATAACTTCGTTGCCGACCTGTGCGTTGACCGCACATTTATTGAGGAAAACAAAGGGTTTTGTCACATTAATGAGGATGGAGTGTGGCTTTGCTTGCTGGTTAAGCAACGGGGACAGCCTGACGGAGTGCTGGTAATGCCGGACGGTAGTGATTATCCAAAGTACGCTGCATATTATCCTGGAGAGGAGGACGAGCAATGA
- a CDS encoding virulence factor, producing MNNNSFRFSQKVVGQERKAIASVIAEALEGQVRYTGAPGFMYEVNDEKSAGSWTVDRDSVVHSPKISLNEIKSIRPVIDALNMAGLSAEGTMTITLFLEGFSEISLENLNNMLASKETLIKKAMSIERELEVLTENDEISFSFWNATLNADEVQTYITLAKQMAEQAKAQKRVLRNEKPADNEKYAFRCFLLRLGFIGDNFKTERKVLLSRLVGNGAYRKGRAKAVDENE from the coding sequence ATGAACAATAACAGCTTTCGCTTTTCACAGAAGGTTGTCGGTCAGGAGAGAAAAGCCATTGCCTCAGTCATAGCTGAAGCCCTTGAAGGCCAGGTGCGCTATACTGGAGCACCGGGGTTTATGTATGAGGTTAACGACGAGAAATCCGCTGGCAGCTGGACGGTTGACAGGGACAGTGTGGTTCACTCACCGAAAATCAGTCTTAATGAAATCAAAAGCATCCGTCCCGTTATTGACGCGCTGAATATGGCGGGCTTATCAGCAGAGGGAACCATGACAATTACTCTTTTTTTGGAGGGCTTTAGCGAGATAAGCCTTGAAAACCTTAATAATATGCTGGCCAGCAAAGAGACATTGATAAAGAAAGCGATGTCGATTGAACGGGAACTTGAAGTATTAACTGAAAATGATGAGATTTCCTTCTCTTTCTGGAACGCGACCCTAAATGCCGATGAGGTGCAGACATATATAACGCTGGCAAAGCAAATGGCAGAACAGGCAAAAGCACAGAAGCGAGTGCTGCGCAACGAAAAACCAGCAGATAATGAAAAATATGCTTTTCGCTGTTTCCTGCTTAGGCTGGGATTTATAGGTGATAACTTCAAAACTGAACGCAAGGTGCTGCTTTCAAGACTGGTTGGAAACGGGGCGTACCGGAAAGGCAGAGCAAAGGCGGTGGACGAAAATGAATAA
- a CDS encoding site-specific DNA-methyltransferase, whose translation MDILKIPAEKLKLSKYNPRKDLKPGDPEYEKLRRSIEEFGYVEPVIWNKRTGNIVGGHQRYKVLTALGYQEIDCVVVDLDDQREKALNVALNKISGEFDIPLLTDLLMGLNEDGFDISLTGFDAAEIDELFRDKTTTNVKEDNFDAEKAAAEIKAPVTKKGDIWMLGDHRLMCGDSTLLSDVQKLMAGQKARFVFTDPPWNVDYGSDTKHPSWKPRQILNDKMSTEEFGAFLLRTFNCMKEVSEAGCMTYVVMSAQEWGSLMNVMREVGYHWSSTIIWKKDSLVLSRKDYHTQYEPIWYGWLEGTRLCPLKDRKQSDVWEIPRPKVSEEHPTMKPVSLVAKAMLNSSHTGDLALDLFGGSGTTMIAAQQTGRVCFMMELDPKYCDVIVKRYVSQFGADSVFLVSGSEKIPYAETQIA comes from the coding sequence ATGGATATACTGAAAATACCAGCAGAAAAATTAAAACTTTCGAAATATAACCCGCGGAAGGACTTAAAGCCGGGCGACCCTGAATATGAAAAACTACGCCGATCCATTGAAGAGTTTGGATATGTAGAGCCGGTCATATGGAACAAACGAACCGGGAATATTGTCGGCGGACATCAGCGGTATAAAGTACTAACAGCTTTGGGGTATCAGGAGATCGACTGCGTTGTGGTTGATTTGGATGATCAGCGGGAAAAGGCGCTCAATGTCGCTTTGAATAAAATCAGCGGCGAGTTTGATATTCCGCTTTTGACCGATCTGCTAATGGGCTTGAATGAAGATGGCTTTGACATTTCTCTTACCGGGTTTGATGCCGCGGAAATCGATGAGTTGTTCCGCGATAAAACAACCACAAATGTCAAAGAGGATAATTTCGATGCAGAAAAGGCAGCAGCAGAGATTAAAGCTCCGGTTACCAAAAAGGGCGATATATGGATGCTTGGCGACCACCGGCTGATGTGCGGTGATAGCACCCTGCTTTCAGATGTGCAAAAACTGATGGCTGGCCAAAAGGCGAGGTTTGTTTTCACTGACCCGCCTTGGAACGTGGATTATGGTTCAGATACCAAGCATCCGAGCTGGAAGCCAAGGCAAATTCTAAATGACAAGATGAGCACCGAAGAATTCGGCGCTTTTTTATTGCGCACTTTTAATTGCATGAAAGAGGTTTCTGAAGCCGGATGCATGACCTATGTGGTAATGAGTGCTCAGGAATGGGGCAGTTTGATGAACGTCATGCGTGAGGTAGGGTATCACTGGTCGAGCACAATTATATGGAAAAAGGACAGCCTTGTATTATCCAGAAAGGACTATCATACCCAGTACGAGCCGATTTGGTACGGCTGGCTTGAAGGGACGCGACTTTGCCCGCTTAAAGACCGAAAACAGTCAGATGTTTGGGAGATCCCCCGTCCTAAAGTATCGGAGGAGCACCCCACCATGAAGCCGGTTTCGCTTGTAGCAAAGGCAATGCTCAACAGTTCCCATACTGGAGATTTAGCCCTTGACCTGTTCGGTGGATCCGGTACGACAATGATTGCGGCGCAGCAGACCGGGCGGGTTTGTTTTATGATGGAGCTTGACCCGAAATACTGCGATGTGATTGTAAAGCGCTATGTTTCACAATTTGGAGCAGATTCAGTATTCTTGGTGTCAGGTAGCGAAAAAATACCTTACGCGGAAACACAGATTGCTTAA
- a CDS encoding site-specific DNA-methyltransferase, producing the protein MNIQKIRAELLNPAVYNPRKDLKPGDKEYEKLKRSIEEFGYVEPVIWNQKTGNVVGGHQRLKVLLDLGQTEIDCVVVDLDPQREKALNLALNKIQGEWDENKLAELMAELDAGAFDVSLTGFDASEIDELLNRWYSKEAVQDSFDIDKAHEEIMQHEPVTKRGDIWLLGNHRLMCGDSTKDEDFEKLMDGCHAQMAVTSPPYGVGKEYEKAGIEPWFETVRPVIRNLCRYADIVCWNLGDLYATGSQFIEPTSVYSVNMFLDNGYRPIWIRIWKKQGQNFGVGPYHLVSNKPVQQYEYISAFSNKGEVEEYNDQEYVWLSAFAGHSYKFVKRLTKEERKKWGYAGIWEMTTVRANKEHPAMFPVELPWRCIKMHSDKGGIVLEPFSGSGTTIIAAEQTERKCYAMELSPIYCDLAVKRWEEFTGEKAIKLEG; encoded by the coding sequence TTGAACATACAGAAAATCAGAGCCGAGCTGTTAAATCCCGCCGTCTACAATCCGCGCAAGGATTTAAAACCCGGCGATAAGGAATATGAAAAGCTGAAACGGTCAATAGAGGAATTTGGCTATGTGGAGCCTGTTATCTGGAACCAAAAGACAGGTAATGTGGTAGGCGGGCATCAACGCTTAAAGGTTTTGCTGGACTTGGGACAGACTGAGATAGACTGCGTCGTTGTAGATCTTGACCCGCAGAGAGAAAAAGCGCTTAATCTTGCCCTCAATAAGATTCAGGGAGAGTGGGACGAGAATAAACTGGCCGAGCTAATGGCTGAGTTGGACGCAGGTGCATTTGATGTTTCGCTTACAGGGTTTGACGCTTCTGAAATAGACGAACTGCTTAACCGATGGTATTCCAAAGAGGCGGTACAAGACAGCTTTGACATAGATAAAGCGCATGAGGAAATCATGCAGCACGAGCCGGTAACGAAGCGGGGCGATATCTGGCTTCTTGGGAATCATCGTTTGATGTGCGGCGACTCTACGAAGGATGAGGATTTTGAGAAGTTAATGGACGGATGTCACGCACAGATGGCAGTGACTTCCCCACCATATGGGGTAGGTAAAGAATATGAAAAAGCCGGGATTGAGCCATGGTTTGAAACAGTACGCCCAGTGATTAGAAATTTGTGCAGGTATGCAGATATTGTCTGCTGGAATTTAGGTGATTTATATGCAACCGGCTCCCAGTTTATTGAACCAACCAGCGTGTACAGCGTGAATATGTTTTTGGACAACGGCTACCGACCTATCTGGATCCGCATTTGGAAGAAACAAGGGCAGAACTTTGGTGTAGGCCCTTATCACCTTGTTTCAAACAAGCCGGTTCAGCAGTATGAGTATATTTCGGCCTTCAGCAATAAAGGAGAAGTTGAGGAATATAACGATCAGGAATATGTATGGCTTTCAGCCTTTGCGGGACACAGTTATAAATTTGTGAAACGGCTTACAAAGGAAGAACGCAAGAAATGGGGCTATGCTGGCATATGGGAGATGACGACTGTCCGGGCAAACAAGGAACATCCGGCAATGTTTCCTGTGGAGCTTCCATGGCGGTGCATCAAAATGCACAGCGATAAGGGCGGTATTGTGCTTGAACCGTTCTCCGGCAGCGGAACCACTATAATTGCGGCTGAACAGACTGAGCGTAAATGCTATGCGATGGAGTTATCCCCTATTTACTGTGATTTAGCTGTTAAGCGCTGGGAGGAATTCACCGGTGAAAAAGCCATCAAACTGGAGGGTTAA
- a CDS encoding P27 family phage terminase small subunit, producing MAKDGTNRGGARIGAGQKKKPLADKILEGNPGRRKLMVMEFTDAVELEGQSMPPPRDYLAAKQKNGKTTLAVEIYEKTWQWLKERRCVHLIPAQLIEQYAQSVARWIQCEECITEFGFLAKHPTTGNAIPSPYVAMSQSFMKQANNLWYQIYQVVRENCASEFKGATPHDDVMEKLLTARRGG from the coding sequence ATGGCAAAAGACGGTACCAACCGCGGCGGGGCGCGTATTGGAGCAGGACAGAAGAAAAAGCCGCTGGCGGATAAGATTTTGGAAGGAAACCCTGGCAGGCGAAAGCTTATGGTAATGGAGTTTACGGACGCTGTGGAACTGGAAGGACAGAGCATGCCGCCACCGAGGGATTATCTTGCTGCAAAGCAGAAGAACGGCAAAACAACACTGGCGGTGGAAATATACGAAAAAACATGGCAGTGGCTTAAGGAACGCAGGTGTGTTCATCTTATACCTGCGCAGCTTATAGAGCAGTATGCCCAGAGCGTGGCGCGGTGGATCCAGTGCGAGGAATGTATCACCGAATTTGGCTTTCTTGCCAAGCATCCGACGACCGGCAATGCCATCCCGTCACCTTATGTGGCCATGAGTCAAAGCTTCATGAAACAGGCCAATAACCTTTGGTATCAGATTTACCAAGTCGTGCGGGAAAACTGCGCCAGCGAATTTAAAGGGGCAACTCCCCACGACGACGTGATGGAAAAACTCCTGACGGCAAGGAGGGGTGGTTGA